From the genome of Paraburkholderia aromaticivorans, one region includes:
- a CDS encoding AMP-binding protein gives MIALHDLLSVVDASAALPTPVCRDGATVLDRAAFRARVAALIALVQTQGAQRYALCIDDPFDFACALFALLACGKEPVIPANATPGYLADLADAYDAVLTDADLPPFAPGAEAAVNHEAHIDARAPLTLYTSGSSGRPKPIRKTLAQFNAEVHTLEQQWGALIGDATMLASVPHHHIYGLLFRVLWPLAAGRAFDRAISIEPLHLQTQIDQCGAAVIVSTPAQLSRWPALPGFADLMPAPRVFFSSGGPLALEAAQEYAAAYGAAPLEIYGSTETGGIAWRRQDQTDAWQPVAGIEVRRDEDGALNVRSPHLDHAGWHRTDDRIAFDADGRFRLQGRLDRVLKLDGKRVSLPELEARLALHPYVAQAAIVPLAGASRERVGAVVALTEAGGAALRDEGRVALAKVLRRHLAEYFDVVVLPRHWRFRVTLPFDARGKLPVAAVAAAFEPRSEGVEVLAEARSGDTLHYELRVPPTLAHFAGHFPGLPILPGVVQVDWAIRLAADHLPAVRAVASVDRLKFMAPVSPGAVLELTLAHEAARRRVQFAYRANGRECASGVIVYGAPA, from the coding sequence ATGATCGCGTTGCACGATCTGTTGTCGGTGGTCGATGCGAGCGCCGCGTTGCCGACACCGGTTTGCCGCGACGGCGCCACCGTGCTCGATCGCGCGGCGTTTCGCGCGCGCGTCGCCGCGTTGATCGCGCTCGTGCAAACGCAGGGCGCGCAACGCTATGCGTTGTGTATCGACGATCCGTTCGATTTCGCCTGCGCGCTCTTCGCGTTGCTTGCGTGCGGCAAGGAGCCGGTGATTCCGGCCAATGCGACGCCGGGCTATCTGGCCGATCTCGCCGATGCTTACGACGCCGTGCTGACCGACGCGGATTTGCCGCCGTTTGCGCCCGGCGCCGAAGCCGCCGTCAACCACGAAGCGCACATCGACGCTCGAGCCCCGCTCACGCTCTACACCTCCGGCAGCAGCGGCCGCCCCAAGCCGATCCGCAAGACGCTCGCGCAATTCAACGCCGAAGTGCATACGCTGGAACAGCAGTGGGGCGCGCTGATCGGCGACGCGACGATGCTTGCGAGCGTGCCGCATCACCACATCTACGGTTTGCTGTTTCGCGTGTTGTGGCCGCTTGCCGCCGGCCGCGCATTCGACCGCGCGATCAGCATCGAACCGCTGCATCTGCAAACGCAGATCGACCAATGCGGCGCGGCGGTGATCGTTTCGACACCCGCGCAATTGTCGCGCTGGCCCGCGTTGCCCGGCTTCGCCGACCTGATGCCGGCGCCGCGCGTCTTCTTCTCGTCGGGCGGGCCGCTCGCGCTCGAGGCCGCGCAGGAATACGCCGCGGCCTATGGCGCCGCGCCGCTCGAGATTTATGGCAGCACGGAAACCGGCGGCATCGCGTGGCGACGCCAGGATCAGACCGACGCGTGGCAGCCGGTGGCGGGCATCGAAGTGCGCCGCGACGAAGACGGCGCACTGAACGTCCGCTCACCGCATCTCGATCACGCGGGCTGGCATCGTACCGACGACAGGATCGCCTTCGACGCCGATGGCCGTTTCCGTCTGCAAGGCCGGCTCGACCGCGTGCTCAAGCTGGACGGCAAACGCGTGTCCTTGCCCGAACTGGAGGCGCGCCTCGCGCTGCATCCGTATGTGGCGCAAGCCGCGATCGTGCCGCTTGCCGGCGCCTCGCGCGAGCGCGTCGGCGCCGTGGTGGCGTTGACTGAAGCGGGCGGCGCGGCATTGCGTGACGAAGGCCGCGTCGCGCTCGCAAAGGTTCTGCGCCGGCATCTCGCCGAATATTTCGACGTGGTGGTGTTGCCGCGCCACTGGCGTTTTCGCGTCACGTTGCCGTTCGACGCGCGCGGCAAACTGCCGGTGGCCGCCGTGGCGGCCGCCTTCGAGCCGCGCAGCGAAGGCGTCGAGGTGCTGGCCGAAGCGCGCAGCGGCGACACGCTGCATTACGAGCTGCGCGTGCCGCCCACGCTCGCGCATTTCGCCGGCCATTTTCCCGGCCTGCCGATTCTGCCCGGCGTCGTCCAGGTCGACTGGGCCATACGTCTTGCCGCCGATCACTTGCCGGCCGTGCGCGCGGTGGCGTCCGTCGATCGTCTGAAGTTCATGGCGCCGGTGTCGCCGGGCGCGGTGCTCGAGCTCACGCTCGCGCACGAGGCGGCGCGCCGGCGCGTGCAGTTCGCGTACCGCGCGAACGGCCGCGAATGCGCGTCCGGCGTAATCGTCTACGGGGCGCCGGCATGA